The segment CATCCCTCTCCCTATTAAGTGCCTGAGCCTCTCATTTAAAATTAATGCTCTCTGCCTCTTTCAGATTTGCACAGAATCTGACAGGGCTGGGGTAGGTCAACAGAGGACCAGACCTTGACTTATGAGCTCCTAATTTTCTTAGGAAAGGGAGTTTCTGTTGATGAAAAAAATGCCAGCCAGGGAGGCAGAAGACTAAGACTTAGTCTCAGCTCTGTCTGCTTGTGCAGCTGTGTGATTATAGGCAAAATGTTGAACCTCTCTGGCCCTTAGTTTCCATTTCGGTAAAAAGCAGGGAAAGTGATTGTGAGtgactgtgcatgtgtgttacaCTAGGAATATTTAATGTGACTTCCAGGATTACAAATGCTGTGATTGTATTAAAACTGACAAAGGTTGGCAGTTATTGATTCTCTCCTGCTAGTTACTACAGGGTTGGAAGAGAGTGCAGTTCACGACCCATCTTGCTTTGGGGCATAAGAAAATTTATTGTGACTTGTGAGGCAAGTGGATTTGCATTCCATTGAACTTCTTCTATGTCTGGACCAGGAGTAGAGGAAGACCTCACTCCCTCCTCTCTGAGAGGCGGGCCTCTGCCAGAGTAGCCCTGGATCTCAAAGAGCCAGAGGGGCAGCTGACCCTGTCTCTCCTTCACACAGATTCCTGTGAAAAAAGGGTCCCATTTCTTTGATATAATAGGGGCATCTCAAGATAAAAAGAAGCTACATATTTTGAAGGCCACTAGCACACAGCGGTTTTCAGACTTGCAAAGTATGAGAATCCCTTGAAGGGCTTGCTAATACAGATtgctgggctccaccccagaGTTTCCAATTCAGTGGGTCCTTGGGTGGGCCCTCAGTTTTGCATCTCTAACAAGGCCCCAGATGATGCTGGTCCAGAGACTCCCGTTTTGAGAACTATAGCTCTAGAACAATGTCAAGTATTTACTCAAAAATGGGGAGGAGATGGAGCAAAGAAAAGtagcttttaaaatcttttagaaagccttttaaaaatggtatttacATTAAGTCACTTAAAGGACTTCTCATTTACTCTCCTGAAAAGAATGCCCAGCAGACACTATAATGTGGAAACCAGAGGACAAGAAAGCCTTGTAATCAACTATTTAGTCCCAAgcgtttatatttaaaaaaaaatcttactgatGACAAAATATCTCAGGTTTTAAAGCCGGTGTTTGAAATGTGCTCATATGCAAAAGTGTAcgcatatgaaaagatgtacaTGTCTTTTAAAATGAGTCATTCCCTTGAAAGACATCCGGCTCAGAGGAACAACTGACTTTACCATTTGGGCACTTTACTGGGTGTTTTGCAAGCTGCAGTGGGTTAAAAAGACAAATCACATAAAATCCTGATTGCCACCATGACAAGGGTCAATGAGGCTGAGGGGCGGGGCTTTGCGGGTAGTGTGGTAAGAGCTAAGGCAGTTGAGATTCAGACAGGGAATATGGTTTccatctcccacccctcccaggcAGATAAGGCAGACAGAATCGGCCCTTCTCTAACTTTCTGGGTACTCCCTTTCTCACTTTTTGGGGAAACATCTGGTAATTCTTGGATTCCTTTTCctcaatcaaataaataaaaggctccATATGGATCTTTGGAGGAAAATGTCTGTATTAAAAGCCAAAAAACACATTAGTACAAGAAGAAACGCCCACTAGGCCACGTCACTGGATAGATCCACTTGGAAAAGGTTCATAAAGTTCATTTCAGGCGGTAACAATATGTGGGTGTTAAATCCTTCCCATGCCCCCAACCCCAAAcccatttaaataaattaaaaaacaacaaacttCAAATACTATGTTTGGATACAAAGAGCTTCTCTTACTACAGCAATAgcaatttgatatttttttttactaaaattttcatttaaaacagttattaaatatataaaacaaatacacaggATTTGGTCATTTCTGCCATGAATACAGGGCACGTgggtgcagggagggaggagggtagAGGATGCAACAGAGGGGAAAGGGCCCGTTTCCCAACTGTATCTTCTAAGCGGACCCCACCCTTCAGGGAAAGGGCTTGCCTCTGCTTTTGCAACAAGAAGCGCGGCACGAACCTGGCTTTCAACCGTGTTGGGCCTCTGTGGCGGCCCCCTCCCCCGAAGAAAAACTAATGGTCACTACAGCACGAAGCACACTTGCCGAGTCTCCGGCGGGAAGGCACCCGAAAGCGCGGACACCCTGCGGACGCGGGGAGGAGCGGAGCGGCTCACTTGGTCGCCGCCCCCGAGGTGACAgccgcggcggcggcagcggcggcggcagcggcggcggcggcagtggTCCCCGCGGGCACTGCGGCGGGGGCGGCCGTTGTGGCGCTGGCGGTGGTCCGGCGCTGCTCCATGCCGTTGGGCAGGAAGCCGGCGATGATGGGCACAGGCCAGATGAGGGCGGCCACGCTCCACACGACGATGACCAGGGTCATGAAGCAGGCCACGAGCGTGGACTCGATGGGCTTGCGGTTCAGCCGCCAGCCCGGCTCGCCCTGCAGCTCCTCCAGGCTGAAGTCCAGGCAGCAGAAATGCAGCGGCTCGCCCTGCAGCCACAGCGGCCCAGGGGGCTCGGCCGCGGGGTAGGCGGGTAGCGCGGTGGGCGCCCCGGCGGTGGCGCCGGCGGCGGCGGGCCGGAGCCGGCCGGGACGGCGGCCGCGCACCCAGCCGCAGCCCACGCAGAGTCGCAGGTCCTGCTGCGCGCCACCCGCCGCCAGACCCAGGTGCTCTATGAGCAGCGGCGGCCCGACGCGGTGGAAGGCGGCGGCGAAGAAGGCACGGCCGTGCGCGTTGGTGGAGAAGAGCAGGAGGTCGCACTGGAAGCCCCTCGGGCGGCCCCAGCGCACGAGCAGCGAGCTGAGCATCTGCCGCTGCACGCTGATGTTGcacggcgccgccgccgccgcctcctccgggCCCAGGCGCTCGGGGGGCGCGGGAGCCGCCGAGGCCAGCAGCGGCGGCGCGGCGGGCTCGCCAGAGGACGACGCGTTGACGGAGGCGTTGGGGGGTGCCCCAAGGAGACCGGGCGCGTCAGCTGCCCCGCCGCGGGCGGGCGGCAGTGGGCAGGCGGCGACCAGCAGCGCGGCGAGCAGGGGCAGCATGGCCTACGGCGGGGGCGCCTACGCGCGCGGGGCGGGCGGCGGCTGCATGGCACACAGGAGACCGGCCGGCGAGCAGACGGCGGGCCCGCGGAAGCTGGCGGCAGGGCGGAGTGCGGGAGAGCAGAGAACCTGCCGGCCCGCGGGGGCGGCGCGGAGGCGGTAGCGGCCGTTCGCCCGGCGCGGGGATCCCTTCCGGCTCAGTTGCGTCTGGGGTTTCCCGCCGCCCCCGGCGCGGGGGCCCTCGGACTGCCGGGCAGCTCTGCGGGGCCCGGCGCTCGCCCGGAGCAGGAATCCCCGGCTCGACTCCGCCTCCCGggcgccccgccccgctccgAGACTCCGGGGAGGCGGGGGGGCGGAGTTCACGCGCCGGGGCGGGGACAGGGGGACTCGGGGGGCCGACCGGCATGGACGCGTGGCCAGCtgcgggggtggggctggggccgAGGGGTGGTCGGGGGGTCGCCGGCGCGGGACGTTGGCCGGCCGGGGAAACAGGGGACGCGCCCTGGCGGCCCAGCTCCTCAGCCAGAGTCCGACAACGGGCTGAGAAGGCGCCCTGGGAGCACTGTGTCCGCGGAGGGAGGCTGGCGGGCCGCAGCCCAGCCCTTGGTCTCGCCTTAGTGGTCCCTCctgaaggggaaactgaggctgagagacagGAAAAGACTTGCCGGCCACCCTTCAAGCCAGAAGCTGAACCACTCGtcttttctgcctttctttgATATCACTTAAAATCTCAAAGCTATAGTTGGCTGGTTTTTAATGCGTCTCCTACTCAATTGACCCACTTGGTATACTCCTCACAGCAAGCAAACCTTAAGGAAAAATTCCAAGAACCATACGGAGTTTGGGTCGCTTGCCGCCCTGGGGGCCTGGATGGGCAGTTTCTCTCGCAGGAAAGCGCTCCTCCTGTGCAGGGCTCCTGTCTGGCAGGTCTAAGTGAGCGCGTACTTAGGAAAGATTCCTCTGTAGAGTCCGTGTCAGGGGACAGTTCATCCCAATTAGGATATTAAGGGCtgcggtggtggtggggaggtgagggaggagaCTGCCAAGAATAACGTGCCACGGtcagatttgtattttaaaaactttcctaGTAATTTGGCTCCTTACACTTGGAAATAAAATCCACTGCTGCCACTCTAAGGGAATGACCCTGTGGTCTGAAGGTATTGTGCTCCATGAGCACCAGCTATTCTTAAGAGGGAAGGGGGTGGAGGGAGCAGAAACAGTCCACCAAATGGCCCTTCCTCTAAGCCAGCTAAATTTCCCCAACAGAACTACATTGCTAGGCATCCTGGCTGATTACATTTCTGGAGGCGTTGTGCATTGTTTCTAAGGAGTAAAACCAGGTTgaggaatatataaaaatagcTTCAAAATATAGGTCCCAACCTGGCTGGCCTCTTTCCAGCTAAGCAAATCGTTACTCTGACTTGGCTCAGTTTTCCCACCTGAACAGTGGGGTCAGTGGTACCCACCTTGCAGGGTTGTGTGATAAATGCACTCAACCCAGGGACTGTCCATCTGTCCACAGAAGTGTTCATGTGATCACTACCAGTGCAGCTGGAACCGGTTGTCTGGAATGGTCCTTGGTTTCAAGAGAAATGGTTCATTCCCCCCAGGGGATAGGACTACTCTTTTGTTTATGCCTTCATCACTTTTCTACTGGGAAGTGTACTACCAGAGAGGACAACGTGAATTTTCATGCCtttataaaaattacttttcctTTAAACTGTGCATGTCAGGAACAGAATCCGCTGTCTGCTGCAGCAGGACTGTTTTAGTCTAAGCTGTGCAGCTGGTGAGCAGCCCAAGAACATCAGGTCATCCTGAGGGCTGAGAGAGGCCCAGTCTTCAAGGGATATGCTTTGATCCATGCTACGACAGCAAGTGACACTCTCTAGGGTTTCAGCCAGCGGTGAGGGTTTCCTGGCATTGTCTGTGCAGCAGGGAAAGCAGCAGCAAATGGAGAAGACAGATCCAGGCAGTTTGCTGCCAAGTTGAGCCATTGTAGCTCTGTGTCCCTGCAACCTGCATTCTGCCCACTTTTCCAGCACATGCCACAGACTCTGCACCTCACCCTCATTCAGAGGGACAATTGAACAGTTCCTGTGTTTTCTAGATTGATTTGCATTTTGGACAGATGGAATTTGGGAAGAGAAGATACAATCTAAGTAAGttaattttctgtcttgtttactGCTGTGTTACCAATAACAGGAAAAGTACCTAGTTCAGGGTAGAGGCTCAGTGTTTGTTGATTGAGTAAATTTGCCTATTTGCTAATAGCTCTGACTAGCCACTATTTATTTAGTACTTTGCATGTCACATCATCTCTACAAGGATTCCATAGATGTGATACCTATATTATGATGcaaaaacagactcagagagtGTAAGTTACCTGAGGTCGCACAACAGTTAGCAACAAAGCCAGAACATCAGTGCAATTTTCATTGACTCAAAAGTTTGTGCTTTTTAAAGAACTAGTGGCATCTTACCTCGTGGAAGTTGGGTTCCTAGATCTGTGCGTAAGTTAAAAGAGTATATGGCGCATATCTATTGTATTTTGAGAAAAGTTTTCAgttgagtttcttttttaaagatatatgtaTTACAGAcatgtatataatataaaattttatattttatataaatataaaaacatgtatAATAGTGCTTACATTCTGTGCCTATATCATGGCTTATATACTGCCCTGTACTTCTTTCTGTGTTTGAAATTAGCTCAAATTGATTGACTTATTCTTGATTTCTGTGAAGGATCCAtctttatatatgtttttataaggggtgaaaattattttgaaaactgacacacgcatgcacacacaatgATTTCCTTCCTCTAGTCCTTCAGTTCAGTTGACAAACTCCTGTTGTGATAATTCAGGATAAACAATACAGGAGGACACTcactcttgggtaattttttctcttttaatttagcAGAGTATAGTATTTCTATATAAGGGATTATATAGGTTTGTATCATTTATGATAATATGGGTTGGTAACCTATGTGAGTGATAAAATGGGTTTGTgacattaaaaagggaaaattttgTATGTTATTACCTTTATGGAGCAATAAAATAACTACACATTTAAAAACATGGGGAAAATATATTATATCATATgttagaaatatatttattataacaaCATCATACAAATGTTGAAAGACAGTGGAGGGAACAATGATAACTGCAGCTACCTGATATCTTTACTTTTCTGTATCTGTATCATTAttcttttctgcatttttcaTATTCTCTGAAATGGGCAACTAAGACTTCTGAATAAAAAGAGACTATATGAAAGGCCCATCACCTTTTGCAACCATTACGTCTTTGTGTTCTTCCCTTCAGCCAAGAAGGGACCCGGGGAGCCAGCCGGGACATTGAGTGATCAACATGCTGTTGTCGCCTGGGTGAGCTGCGGTGGCCCAGCTATAGGAAGAGACTGTCTTACGTTACGGCTCCTGGCCCCATCTGATTCATCTCTTACCACTTTCTCTTCCCATTGCCCACTCTGTTCCAGGCATGCTGACTTGCTGTTCCTAGAACACACCCAGCAAACTACAGACTTAAGGCATTTGCCcaagctgtttcctctgcctgggacaCTGTTCCTTCCGATAATTGGTTTGCTTGCTCCCTCACTTCCCTCAGATCCATGCTGAGAAGTCAgttcctcagagaggcctttccTGAGCACTCCTGTAAAACAGCACCCATTCCTGCCATCCATCACTCTCCATCTTCTTGGGCCTCATTCTGTGTCTTCCTGGTATTTATCATCAGCTGACATACTGTATGTTTTTATTGCTTAAAGTCTCTCCCTTTGTTGGAATGTCTGCTCCCCCAAAGCAGggctttatctgttttatttagtGAAATAGtacatggcacatagtaggggtTCAGCAAATAGTTGACGAATGAGGGAGTGAATTCAAAAGACTGGGCTAAGCCAGCCAGCAGGATGCGGGCAGCAGCTTAGGGACCTGAGAAGCACAGAGCCACACCCATTTTATAGCAGCAGGGCTGCGGAGAATCTGGGCCCCACTGGAGGCACCTGGCTGGGCAGTTTGTCCTGGAGGCTGAATGATCTCACAGACCCTGCTTGCCCAGCAGCACTGAGGCATGTGAGCCAGAGCAAGCTGAATTACTAGGAAGAGCAGCCCAGATAAGTCcagattttccttctctctcattgAAGGAAGAAAGGCAAACGAGACTCCTTCTATTTGCCCAAATTCTGTAATTTTTATAAACCAAATGGAAGACTTTGATGAATCTCTGTTTTGTCtataaatacagatagcaagttttTCTACATGGGCTGTATTGTTAGAAAACAATCACTGAGGACTTCAAAGAACATAATGAGTCATCTGCACAGCAGTTCCACTCTCCTCATTTGCTATGCTCCTCCCTGTAGTAGCTAATTTTTCCTTGTATTGCCTATTGAAGTAATACTTAATGAAAAGGTCTCTCCGGGTTTTGGAATTCCTTTCATCCACCGGCCTCAGAATGCTGCAGGTCCAGTAATTCATTAGTCCTCTCCTATTAATGTGGGTGGGATTCAGATATTATTACTGCACATTATGGGCTGAGAAATTAACAAGAACCACAAAAGAATCATAAAAATAGGGCAGAGAAAAGGAGCTTAGAATCCAGTGGTCTGGCCATATTAGAGGCACTGGTGAGGCTGTGGTATTTGGGttggtgtgtgttgtgggggttggcagttgtgaatggagtaaGAATGCTTTTCCTGACTGTCTCCCTGAGAACTCCCATTCCTCAGATGGGAAACTTGAGTACTGGCCACAGGAGCAGCTGTAGAGCTGGACCTCTGTAGCATGCGCTGGGGGAGGTCTGGAAGCCCCCAGGATTTGGCTGAGTAGATCCGACCATCCTGCACCATCTGTTTCCATGCATCTTCATGATCACCCCGAGTGTCCCAGCCAGATCTCCTGGGTGTTGACAGCTATCCTTCCTGCCCACTGTGGGCAGATGGGAGATGTGCCTCTGCAATTATAGCCTGCacaattcattcaacaattaaTCCTGCTGCCTTGGCCCAGTGTGGCTGCCAGCTCACGCTGTTACGTGGACTTAATTCTGCctggtgtgtgtgttgtttgtttgtgcACGGTGGGCAGGGCCAGTGCTGGTGTGTCTTTTCTATCTGGAGACCCAAGCCTCATGCTGGGCTTCTGGTAAAATTTCAGCAAAGACTGAGAAAATAAGCCTCTGCTGTTGTGGAAAGATGGAGAGTCTCTAAGAGAACTGGCAGGAGAAAAATGGGGCTCATGTAGTACATGTGGTGAAGAGAAGGGCTAtggccatttcacagatgaggtcaACTGAGTTTCCTAGAGATTAAATCACTTCTACAAAGTCACACAGAGGTGGAACCATTGTCTGACAATCTCACTGTTAATCACAGCCCTGCTAAATGACCTCCACCGCTATTAACCACCTTGTGAACTGGAGGTCATTGCCCTATGTTACCGGTGAGGGAGCTTGTACAGGATGGCTGGGCTGCTGGTCAGAGCCAGCTCTATGCATCTTTTCTGCCTTCCAAGTATATCTATCCTGCATCATACCCATTTCATAAATTCCACCAATGACATTCTGAGGATGTTTTCCCAATTCGGTGCATCCTTGCTGATGAAACCCTGGATTGCTCTACCCCTGCATCCATTGCTCTGCATCCAGGGCTACCAGGTTTCCTGGtagagtaagtgctcagtaagtgaTGGCCAGGAATCTGGAATTTGGCAGAGACTGTTCAGCTGGGCAGACATCCAGCCTGGAGCTCCTGAGATATCTGGGGACCCTCAGGTTTGACATtgatgaattttagaataatgtATTTACAAATTACTCAGAGAGATAGTCAAGCGGAAGATAAAAAAGACCAGAAATGTTGACTAAACCACTCTGATGGGGACAGCAGAGTAGCTTCCATGAAACAGCTGCCATTAAACACTTATTCCCAGGGTTAGTGTCCGTCAGATGATCCTAACTGAAACTATCTTCAAAACCCATTTTTGGCAATATGCGTTTGGTAATGTGCATTTCTATAACTTTGATGCTACTTAAAGTAATGTTTTTAGAAAGATGACCTTTAAAGTAAGTGATATTTTGTAGTTCTTGTATCCACCTTCTGAAAAGTCAAAATGtcatttagcatttataatggcAAATTCTGAGCATTTCAGTAAGGCAGACCTGGGAGACGGAGCTGGAGATCTGAGTCAAGGCGACTGAACATTCCCCATCAGCCACTAACAAGCATCAAACAAATTTAATTCATGCTGCTTTTAAACAGCACTAACACTCCCTTCAAGCGAAGGGATAATGAAATAATTGGCATTCCATTTCTAGAGGCAGGGAGGAGATGGGGAAGCAAGAGCCCATTTTGAGAGAGCCAGGAACAATGGGacatatttatcaaatattttgatGCCTTCTAACAGCACCTTTTCCTGCTGGACCTACCAGCTGTGCATGCTTGGGGACAACTGTCACTTGCCTGGTCACATTCAGTCATGCAGATGTCTTACCTGGCATTCCCCTCATACTGAGGTGTCTCTTGGtcactctcttctttttctactcaAGTCCCCAGATTCTCAACTTGAGAGAGTTGTGACTCTGCACATGGCCTTTGCAGCCAGCAGACCTGGCTTGGCTGCCTCTGCTTCACCGTGCTGTGCCTCAGTGTTCTTGTCTGTGAGATGGTACTGATAGTTGCTCTATTGGGAGCATTAAATGGGACCATTTTTGTAAAATGGTCAGTTCAGGGCCTGCACAGGTAAGTATGCACTGAGTGTGGCTAGCACTTGTAGTTCCAGAAAAACGGGCATGTGGCTCCTCCTCTGTCCTTACACTGCTGTGGAAATTCTTGTATTTGCACCTGCAGTGGTTTGTCGGTATTCATGGGAAATAAAGAGAGAAGGATAGCTCCTGACTTAAAAGAAGCTCAACGCCTATCTACATGGAGCCATTCCTAGTGATCAGGCAAAACTGGAACCCAGTGGCCATGAGAGCTGGAAGGGATCCCAGAGACCACCCAGTCCAcactcttcattttatagatggggaaaccaaggcccagagagcgATGCTGGCCTTGCCAAGGATCACAGTTTGTTTGGAGCAAATCCAAGTCCCCTGGCAGACTAGGCATCAGACACACACCTTTCTAAGTACAGTCCTTTGCAAAGCTGTCACAGCCACACTTTAAAAATGAGGTCCAGTTGCAAAGTGAGAGTGAAAAGCTTCCCTAATTTACttagggaaggagagggaaatgATGGGCTTTGTAATTGCTGAAATCACACTTCTAACTCTGTTTACAGGGTGGAGAATTGATTGCATGGGCCGAAAGTGTCAGCACACTCGACAAGCTTCTGTTTTCATGCAATTAAGTCTTGCTCTTTCCAGCTCAGCTGAGGACCTCTAGCTGGAAGGCCAGGCTAGACTAACCCCAGCCTCAAGACCTGAGGAAGTCCATGGGAATAGGCAAGAAGTTGGAGTCCCCAGTGCAAGTGAGGCCATCAGGGCCATCAGGTCATGCTTCCTGACACCTGGGCTGCTGGCCAGACTCCAGCAGTCCCTGTGTGACATCAGAATCCCCATGTGACTGACCACTCAGAGCCTGTTGTAGTCTGTCCGTGCCTCCCTGGCTGCCCCCTCGATGACAGTCTCCATCCTGACTGTGCCTGGGGTTGCTCTGCCCTTTGCACTTGGGAGATGTGGGCCATGAGCCTCTTCATGGAAGCACCCAGTGCTACCCTCTGGCGAGCCATTGACCAAGTGCGGAGCACACAGGTGGGAGGGATCAGACTTCTCCTGAAGCCAAACCCTGGTGGAAATCTGTGAATGAAGTCCAGAGATCTCCTGAGCTGCCCACTTGCAACTCACTTTTGAGTGACTCTAGTAGAAAGAAAACATACTATTTGGCCTTCCATAGGCACACAGAAGCTTACAATGTCCCATACTCCACCATAACCCAACCACCTAACTGTCACAGAGTCTGCTACCCGTAGTCACCTACAGGCCCAGGGGCAGGCGTCTCCCATGGGGACTCGTAAAAGTTCTGAACTGACCCCCTGTAGCTTACACGTTCCTTAAATCTGGTCTACTTTAGTCTCTTGCTGATCAGTGACCTGGCATGCATCTTGGTTTAAGTTCTAATATGGAAAATCATATTTATCTTGTAGGCTAACTTGGTTTGGCTGGGAATGGTTGCCTGAGTGCTGTGTTAAGAAGGATTCTGAGGCCATATCTGGGCTCAAGGGGAAAATATTATGATGGATCAACAGTACCTGCTGGGGTGCAAAGGAATACAGAGAGCAAATATCTGTGGTTttgtctgttattttcttttagaaaggGCATCCCTTTCTCTTGGGTATCTGCTACTCACAATTCCATTTGTTCTGGTGGGGCTCCCAGTTAGAATACCATGTCCCTGGCTTCAGTGATGAACATGTGACCCAGACCCATAAACACAATGATGTCCAAGGGACAAACATGTGACCCAAACCAGCCAATCAAAGATGCTCCTTGGGATGTGCTACATGAAGCTGGaggaaggtggctcttgcctCTGAAATACTAGGTGGGATAAAGTGAGATAGGAACTGTCTGCAACTCTACCCTgcctctcccccaacccctgccccttACTCTTCTTTCTGCACATGAAAAGTTTGCAATAGGAGGGAATAAGGCCAACAGCAGGAATGGAGAGATACAGGAAGGCCTGACATCATCATTTGAGACCCTAGATTTCACTGGAA is part of the Manis pentadactyla isolate mManPen7 chromosome 1, mManPen7.hap1, whole genome shotgun sequence genome and harbors:
- the TMEM158 gene encoding transmembrane protein 158; its protein translation is MLPLLAALLVAACPLPPARGGAADAPGLLGAPPNASVNASSSGEPAAPPLLASAAPAPPERLGPEEAAAAAPCNISVQRQMLSSLLVRWGRPRGFQCDLLLFSTNAHGRAFFAAAFHRVGPPLLIEHLGLAAGGAQQDLRLCVGCGWVRGRRPGRLRPAAAGATAGAPTALPAYPAAEPPGPLWLQGEPLHFCCLDFSLEELQGEPGWRLNRKPIESTLVACFMTLVIVVWSVAALIWPVPIIAGFLPNGMEQRRTTASATTAAPAAVPAGTTAAAAAAAAAAAAAAVTSGAATK